From Cucumis melo cultivar AY chromosome 1, USDA_Cmelo_AY_1.0, whole genome shotgun sequence, a single genomic window includes:
- the LOC103499805 gene encoding cucumber peeling cupredoxin-like, with the protein MAGAGVAFVLGLIAVVFIHPATAQTVHIVGDSTGWTVPPSPTFYSEWAAGKTFRLGESIQFNFPTNAHDVLEMKTKESFDACNFTNSDNDIERTGPVIERLDELGMHYFVCTVGTHCSSGQKLAINVVSATAGGPMSPGGPMSPSSPSPPSSVMPPPSPSSSNALMATLPLTFFALLVMTFF; encoded by the exons ATGGCCGGCGCCGGAGTTGCCTTTGTTTTGGGTCTGATTGCGGTGGTTTTTATTCACCCTGCCACCGCTCAGACGGTTCATATCGTCGGTGACAGCACCGGTTGGACTGTTCCACCGAGCCCCACTTTCTATTCCGAATGGGCTGCTGGAAAGACCTTCCGCCTTGGCGAATCTATCc AATTTAACTTTCCAACCAACGCCCACGATGTACTTGAAATGAAAACAAAGGAGTCGTTCGATGCATGTAATTTCACCAATTCTGATAACGATATCGAGAGGACAGGTCCAGTGATAGAGAGACTCGACGAGCTCGGCATGCATTACTTTGTTTGCACCGTTGGAACACATTGTTCCAGTGGTCAAAAGTTAGCCATCAATGTCGTCTCTGCCACTGCCGGTGGTCCGATGTCGCCGGGCGGCCCGATGTCACCATCTTCACCATCACCTCCTTCATCGGTAATGCCACCACCGTCTCCTTCATCCTCCAACGCACTTATGGCAACCCTTCCTCTCACTTTCTTCGCCCTTCTTGTTATGACCTTCTTTTAG